CATCTTGTCCACCTGGGCGTGGTATGCAATGCCATGCTTGGATTCGTTGTAAATCTCGATCTGCGGATGGTCGGGCCCCATGTGACACTTGCCGCAGGTGTCAGGGGTGCGGGCCTGGGCGGAGCTGAATTCATGCCGCGAGTGGCAAGCGGCACAAGACCCCTCGCTGCCGTCGGGGTTCAGGCGGCCAATGCCGGTATTGGGCCAGGTGGCGGGGTCTGGCTTGCCATTGGGCATGATCTTCACTTCGGTGCCATGGCATTGCCAGCAACCGTTGACGGCCGCGGCGGAGATGCCGTTGGTGAACAGGGGCGTCTTGAAGCCGCGGTTGCCTTCGACCACTTCCGCCAGGGTATTGTCCAGCGAGCCGAGAATGCGCCCGCCCTTGGCATGGTGTGAAGCGTTGAATTCGCCCACCTCATGTTCGTGGCAGCGGCCGCAATCCTTGGGCGTGACAATCGTCGAAATCATCTGGCCATAGTGCTCGAAGGCGTCCAATTCGTTGGTAAGCGCCATGTGACACTCGTAGCAGCCGATATTACCGCGATAGTGCTTGCTGGCGCCCCACTGTTCGTAGAGCGCAGGGCTTTCGTGCCGGTGGCACTGGGCGCAGTCTTTGCTTTGGGCCGAGAGTTGCGGGAGGGTGAATCCGGCGCGCGCCGGCAGTGATGCAATCAGCAGCGCGAACGCGGCAAGGCCAAGTGTGGGGATGCAGGTCTTCATAATATGTTTGCGGGTCATTGGACTGGAGGATTGAGTTCGGGCCGGGCACGCAGGCTCCCGTTCATGATCGGGATGGCAACGCGCACCATCCAGGAAAAGAGCAGCGCTCCAAAGGCCCAGATACCGAGGCACACAAGCGTTTCATTGAGCGTGGGCAGGTATTCCACCACCTGGCCCAGGGGCGAGGGCACGAAGCCGGGGATGATCAGGCCCATGCCCTTCTCGATCCACACGCCGATGAAGCAAGCCACGCAGGCGACATTCAAGGCCGCGATCTTCCTGCTGAGCGGCGAGATGAGCAGGACCAGGCCAACAAGGTCCAGCGCGATGGCGCTCCAAATCCAAGGCACGAGCCCCTGGTGTCCGTGCAGGCCGAAGTAGAGGTACTGCGCGGCGGCGGCGTGCATCGTGGGCGAGTAGAACTCCGTGAACAGTTCGCAGCCGAGCAGGAACATGTTGATGATCATCGCCACGGTCATGATCATTCGCAACGTAAATATGGGCTGATCGCCGATGTAGTAGCGCGTCACCCGGCGGATGATCTGGAAGGTGAGAATCATCAAGCCTGGCCCCGCCACAAATGCCGACGCCAGAAACCGCGACGGAACCAGCGGATGATGCCAGTAGCCGCGGCCGGCCAGGCCGACGTAAAGGAACGCCGTAACGGTGTGAATGCTCACCGCCCACGCGATGGAGATGAACACAAACGGGATGTAGAACATCTTTGCCGGCTTCTGCTGCCGGTAGCGGCAGTAGAGCAAGTACCCCGCGATGTGGAGGTTCAAAAGCAGGTAACCGTTCAGCACGATGACGTCCCAAGACAGAATGGAGCCGGGCCAGTTGAAGATGCCGAAGGGCGGGATCATGTGATGAAAGCGGTCCGGGCGCCCGAGGTCCACAGTGACGAAGAGCAGGCACATCACGATAACAGCGATAGCCATGAGTTCGCCGAACAACACCACCTCGTGCATGAAATCCTTCTTGTAGACGTAAGCGGGGATCACGAGCATGACCGCCGCCGCCGCGACGCCGACAAGGAAGGTGAAGTTTGCGATGTATGCCCCCCAACTCACCTGATTCGTCATACCGGTGGTCTCCAGGCCGGCCACAAATTGCCGCGCCCAGGCATTCAGACCGACGAGCGCCAGCACCGTCAACAGGGTCATCCACAAATAAAACTTCGCGCTGCCCTGGAAGGAAATCCGCCAGACACGCCAAAGGAATGTGACGTATTCCCTCATTTCTCGAAGAAGTAGTAAAAGCGGGGCAACGTGCCCACATCCTCCTTCAGGACATAAACCCGCTTGTGATTCAGGACATAGCTGATTTCGCTGTTCGGATCGAGCAGATTCCCGAACACCCGCGCGCCGGTCGGGCACACCTCCAGGCAAGCGGGATACTTGCCGTCGCGCGTGCGATGCAGGCAGAAGGTGCACTTCTCGACCACTCCTTTCGGGCGGATGCGGTTGCTCAGGTAGTCCTGGTTCGGGTTGATCGCCGCCGGTGGAATGGATGGCTTCTTGTAGTTGAAGCGGCGCGCATCGTAGGGGCAGGCCGCCATGCAATAACGGCAGCCGATGCACCAATTGTAATCCACCACCACGAGGCCGTCCGGTTCCTGCCAGGTAGCCTGCACGGGGCACACCTTCGTGCAGGGCGGCTGCCGGCACTGCTGGCACTGGACCGGCATATAATACTTGTCCTTCTGCGGCACCGTTTCCGGGTCGTAGTAGACCGAAGCAGTCTCCAGGTTAATCGCACCCTTGTCCAGCTCCAGCACTCGAATGTAGGACATTTCGAGATCATCGTCGTCGTCCCGGGATTGGTTATTCTCCTGGAGACAGGCGTGGGCGCACCTGCGGCACCCGATACAGCGCGTCAAGTTCAGCGCGTATCCGAATTCGACCCCGGGTAGCGGCCTCAGGTCGCGAACGACGGGTTGGACACCATGCTCCCGCTTACATTTGTCCTCGATCGCCTTTAGAATGCGCTGCAGCTCGGCCGGCTTAAGTTCGCGGTAATGCTTCTGGAGCAAGTCGTCGAGCGTGATCTCGCCGCGCTCCAGCGCGAGCAGCGGCTTAAGGGCCACTACCAGCCCCGCCATGCCCGCCATCGCCGCCGCCGTGCCTTTCAGGAAAGTGCGGCGCGTCACTGGCTGATAGACCCGCTCGAGCGTTTGGGGACTGACTTCGTTTTGCGGATCGTGGTTCATGATACACTCCCCAAGATAGCTCCGCGAGGCGCGAAAAACGGGCCAACCATGGAGGAACAATCCAAACACTCGCGGGGGTCCCACGCCCTGAACAGGCCAAACTCGCGACCCATCGGCGCCATTCCCGCGCCCTGCTCGCTGGACCGATTGCGGGGCGTGTGGGGGGCGCGCGGCGGGTAGCGCAGCGGTGGCAACGGCTTCAGCGCCTTGAACTTCGGGCTGTGTGGGTCGTGGCATTGGATACAGCGCAACCGGGTCTTGACGCCCAACTCGGCATTCCAAAAGCCATTGGCCCGGCCATGCACGCCTGCCTGCCAGTCGCGGTAGATGGTGCCATGACACTTGGCGCAAAGCTGCACCACATCCGCCTCGACGATCTCCCCGCCGTCGTAGTCCACAAACGCATTGCGGTTTGACGGGTGATGGCAGTTCAAACAGAAACGGTTATTGCCGTGGTCGAGTTGGATGTCTTTATGCTCATTCATCGGCCGTTCGTAGTGCCACCTCGCGGGGAAGAGCCTGTGGCACTCCATGCAATTGTAAGTCCAACCGTTCCTGACCAGATCCAGTCCAACCGTTCTGCGGGGCGGCGTCTTGTCGAGATGTGTGTCGGAAGGCAGACCAACTTGCGGTTGCGCGGCGGGTGGACGGGCCACTACTGGCAAGTTGGTCGGGATTGCAACCGTTGGCGATGCCACACCCGCGCCACGTAAATGCAGGCGGCCAAGGTCCGTCGCACATAATGCGATGACCATCGCCGTCCAAACTGCTTTCCTGACAACTAGTGGCATGCCAGCTTCGCGGAGGCGCACCCGGGAGGTTGTTGCACTTCCCCAACGAGTCGCGCTGCCTATGAGTAAAACACTACCGGCAATGGATGGCGAGGCATTTGACGCAAGTCAAGCATCCCGATTGAAGGAGCCATACCCCGCGCGCCAGGAGTTCCCGCCTGCGCGAAGCCGTTTCCTGCAGGGAACTCGGTCAATTCGCTTGCTGCAAACGGAAGAACCTCGCGTGCTCGGCGGCATCCAAGGGGACTATGTTGCTGATGACACCACCGGTACCCACGCTATTGGTCAGCAGCCGGGACCAGTTGGCCAGCGCCAGGGCAAGGTTCGTCGAAGTCAACACGTAATACGGCTGGCCCGTAATACCGTTGGAGCCACTCAGCGTCAGGCTGGGGCTCAGCCCGGCGCCGACGCCCTGCACGCTGGCTGAGAGTGAGACTGTTTCCATCCAGTTAACCGGCACGGCCTCATGGAAGGTCAGGATAGCGAAGCTTGCATTCTCCACTGTGAAGGCGAAGTCAGACGGGTCCAGGTTGCCGGTCAGGTCCTGCACACTCCAGCCCAGGCTGGTCCCGTTCGTCAGTGAGTTTTCCGCTCCGGGTTTGCCAAACGATCGCCGGATCACCTGCCCCACGTTGAAGGGCAAATTAGCGAAGCTGAAATTCACCGTTTGATCCTGACTCTCCGAGAAGTTAAGACCCCATACATGAATCCTGTTGGCGCGGTTCGTCTGCAGCGTCACATACATACGCAGCGGCCACCCCTGCGGCGCAAAATCGGGCACGGGTTGCGGTCCGGGCAGAGAATTCTCCAGAACCATGTCGCCGGCAAAGTCGCGCACCGAAGCGAAAGCATTCGTCAGCACGACATAACCCTGCGGCTGCTCCCAGTAATTGCCGCCGAACCAAGACGGGTACGCCCTCCACGCCTGGTTCGGGTGTGCAAGGCGAAAACACGTCTCGACCACGGCAAACCCATTGGCCATCGAACGTTTGATGGCCGAACCGGAGTCCCAGTTGACGGGATTATACTCGCTGGCGATCAGCGGCGTGGTCCAATACCAGTCTGCCGGCTTGGTGCCAAAGCGCGTGGCGCCGCCGTAATTGCTCAGCGTCAACACCGTGGCGGAAATGTGGTCTGCCAGGGATCGTCCGATGTCCAGCAGCGACGTGGTCATGTTGGTCGGGATCGGAAATGAGAACTTCAGCGCGCTCATGTAGGGATGAACGCTGACAAAATCCAGCGGGGCATTGGTGTCCTCCGCCACACGGCCCAGCCACTCGTTATTGTTGCCCACGGTCAGGCACGGACCCGTCTGGATCGAGCTGTCCACGGCCTTCATGGCGTTGGCGATGATCCGGTAGCGGTCGCGGAAGAGAATCTTGTCCGTGATGACATGCTCGGTAACCAGCGTGGACTCCGCTGCAAGATTCACCTCCGGCTCGTTGCCCACTTCCCACCAGATTACCCTTGGCACTGCGGCTTCGCCTTGGGCTAACAGCACATCTCGCCCGCCCCAATCGCCGCCGAGCTTGACTGAGTTATAGACCCGCAGGTTTTCGGTGTTGTCCGCCGCGCTGAAGCTCGTGTCATTGCCGATCAGGCTCTCCTGTCCCTGCCGGTAGGTCTGCGCCAGAACGTTGCAGAAGCGCACCCAGTCGGCCGCCATTTGGGCCGCGGTGCCGGTCACCGCGTTGGTGCCGTAGCCTCCCGGATTAAACAGGTTGGTATGATTGTCGAACTGGCAGACCCAGGTGCCATATCCGTTGGTGTAGCCGCCCCCGAACATGTTGGCCGTGAATAGCGGCGTGGACCCGGTGTCCCGGCATTGGCGCAGGAAATCCAAAGTGGTTATCAGAGATGCTCCGGCCGGGGTGCCCCACTTTGAGCCGCTGTTATAGACACGCCAGTCGTAGGCGTCCGCGTCCAACCCGCCCGCCGGCCCACGCATCAGGCTGGGGCCGCTCATGTTGAACATGGCCGCGTCCCCGGCGCTGCTCGCGGTGCGGTAGGGATTCTGCCCGCGCACGCCCGCCGGGAAAGCCCGGCCATTCACGGCAGCAAAATCAACCACGTTCGTGGCCGGTCCCCCGGGCGTAAACGTCAGAACGATGCTCCCCCCCTCGTCCACTGCAGTGGTAAATCTCCCCGCTGCATAATCGCCGTTCTCGATCAGCCCGAAATTG
Above is a window of Candidatus Paceibacterota bacterium DNA encoding:
- a CDS encoding multiheme c-type cytochrome, giving the protein MKTCIPTLGLAAFALLIASLPARAGFTLPQLSAQSKDCAQCHRHESPALYEQWGASKHYRGNIGCYECHMALTNELDAFEHYGQMISTIVTPKDCGRCHEHEVGEFNASHHAKGGRILGSLDNTLAEVVEGNRGFKTPLFTNGISAAAVNGCWQCHGTEVKIMPNGKPDPATWPNTGIGRLNPDGSEGSCAACHSRHEFSSAQARTPDTCGKCHMGPDHPQIEIYNESKHGIAYHAQVDKMNLGNAKWIVGEDYSVAPTCATCHMSATRNQRITHDVGLRISWNNRPEISIRPEVSDAKLGLPGKDISWQTRRTNMVDVCLNCHNQHFVNSFYLQYDGLIELYHDKFAKPGLALYQAAKPLLRPAQFSNPIDFTWYEIWHHEGRRARHGVSMMGPDYTHWHGTYEVAKHFYAKYIPELQELAEKHHESSDPVRKEAALKLRKLLDDTLNHSNHQWYLNRMDPAEKARREEERKEFQKRYAK
- the nrfD gene encoding polysulfide reductase NrfD — its product is MREYVTFLWRVWRISFQGSAKFYLWMTLLTVLALVGLNAWARQFVAGLETTGMTNQVSWGAYIANFTFLVGVAAAAVMLVIPAYVYKKDFMHEVVLFGELMAIAVIVMCLLFVTVDLGRPDRFHHMIPPFGIFNWPGSILSWDVIVLNGYLLLNLHIAGYLLYCRYRQQKPAKMFYIPFVFISIAWAVSIHTVTAFLYVGLAGRGYWHHPLVPSRFLASAFVAGPGLMILTFQIIRRVTRYYIGDQPIFTLRMIMTVAMIINMFLLGCELFTEFYSPTMHAAAAQYLYFGLHGHQGLVPWIWSAIALDLVGLVLLISPLSRKIAALNVACVACFIGVWIEKGMGLIIPGFVPSPLGQVVEYLPTLNETLVCLGIWAFGALLFSWMVRVAIPIMNGSLRARPELNPPVQ
- a CDS encoding 4Fe-4S dicluster domain-containing protein — protein: MNHDPQNEVSPQTLERVYQPVTRRTFLKGTAAAMAGMAGLVVALKPLLALERGEITLDDLLQKHYRELKPAELQRILKAIEDKCKREHGVQPVVRDLRPLPGVEFGYALNLTRCIGCRRCAHACLQENNQSRDDDDDLEMSYIRVLELDKGAINLETASVYYDPETVPQKDKYYMPVQCQQCRQPPCTKVCPVQATWQEPDGLVVVDYNWCIGCRYCMAACPYDARRFNYKKPSIPPAAINPNQDYLSNRIRPKGVVEKCTFCLHRTRDGKYPACLEVCPTGARVFGNLLDPNSEISYVLNHKRVYVLKEDVGTLPRFYYFFEK
- a CDS encoding autotransporter-associated beta strand repeat-containing protein, producing the protein MPRLWLIAGAALLLSAAAGRAQSGTWSKDASGNWSDTNNWAGGVVAKGAGNTADFTTLNILAHRTVTLDSDRTIGIVQFRDTSDRQLWTLSGSSVLTLDNGTNMPKARATAHTTYFSVVLAGTNGVAAPDQVGTAVFLAGNTYTGQTAIYRGTLQVAHANALPGGTRAGDVVMYTGGNPGNFPQLDLGELSITINGLSSAVSNTTSTALPRVTSLSGIAGTTTLTLGDNNASGVYQGTIVDGGTRAVALKKIGAGTQILNGANSYSGGTTVSGGMLVLNGANSGTGAVVANGGGMLAGSGSIAAPVGVGYGGAISPGIAAGTITLSGGLIIGGGGGAYVWDLAANSTNSPGVSFDQIILTGGNLRLEPSRLCIRFTGTATAPDTANVFWQSARSWKIISLSGGVNPAKANFGLIENGDYAAGRFTTAVDEGGSIVLTFTPGGPATNVVDFAAVNGRAFPAGVRGQNPYRTASSAGDAAMFNMSGPSLMRGPAGGLDADAYDWRVYNSGSKWGTPAGASLITTLDFLRQCRDTGSTPLFTANMFGGGYTNGYGTWVCQFDNHTNLFNPGGYGTNAVTGTAAQMAADWVRFCNVLAQTYRQGQESLIGNDTSFSAADNTENLRVYNSVKLGGDWGGRDVLLAQGEAAVPRVIWWEVGNEPEVNLAAESTLVTEHVITDKILFRDRYRIIANAMKAVDSSIQTGPCLTVGNNNEWLGRVAEDTNAPLDFVSVHPYMSALKFSFPIPTNMTTSLLDIGRSLADHISATVLTLSNYGGATRFGTKPADWYWTTPLIASEYNPVNWDSGSAIKRSMANGFAVVETCFRLAHPNQAWRAYPSWFGGNYWEQPQGYVVLTNAFASVRDFAGDMVLENSLPGPQPVPDFAPQGWPLRMYVTLQTNRANRIHVWGLNFSESQDQTVNFSFANLPFNVGQVIRRSFGKPGAENSLTNGTSLGWSVQDLTGNLDPSDFAFTVENASFAILTFHEAVPVNWMETVSLSASVQGVGAGLSPSLTLSGSNGITGQPYYVLTSTNLALALANWSRLLTNSVGTGGVISNIVPLDAAEHARFFRLQQAN